The Elusimicrobiota bacterium DNA segment AAGGTCCGGGGAGTGGTCTTGTTGAAGGCGTATCTCTCCTCGATGACGAAGGTGGCGTAGGCCGAGAACGGGATGTGCGCGAGGTGCCAGGCCCAGAGCAGCAGGGCCGCGAAGAGCAGGCCGGCGCCGAGCTCTCCGGGGCAGACGGACCTGGCCAGGCGGTCGAGGCGGCCGAACCCGCCCGCCAGGATGAAGCCGATGGCCAGGGTGGTCATGAGCGAGTCCTGGACGAGGCGCAAGCGTGTGTGGTCCCGGAGATACCTCTGCGACTGGGAATATCTGGCCGGGTCATAGATCCCTTGGAACTCGCCGGGCAGCTCGGTCTTGAGGCCGCGCGCGTCGAGCCAGTCAGCCCAGGCGCTGAGGGCGTACTCCGCCAGCAGGATGGCGAGGACCGCGACCAGATAGGGGTTCATGCTGGGGGTGGTAAGACCGATGGCTGCCGCTGCCGCGTCAGGTCAGCTCTTTTGGCTTTCGCTTGCGGACCCGGCGCTGGCCCAGGTCATGCTGAACGCGACGCCGGCGATCAACAAGGCCATGAGCACACATACGATCCCCACGACATTCTTCAAGCTGCGCACCGGGGCGAAAAGCTCATCGGCGTCCGTCTTGACGACCATGCCCCAGCACAGTCGCGGGATATATTGCCATCTAGCCATGACCTTTACTCCGCGGTAATCCGTTGAAAGCCCGACGCCGGCTTCTCCGCGCAGAGCCTCCGGCATGGGGAGGACGTCCTTGTCGCTGAAACTGAACGGCTGGGAGAGCGACGCATCGGGGCTGAGCCGGAAGAGGGTGGTATAGACGAACTCGGTCCCGACACGCTTCGCGAAGACGATCTCTCCGGTCCTGGGCAGGCCGGTATAATTGCGGGCGAATTCGAGCATGACTTTGGGCTTGATCTGCGCCACCATCGTCCCGAGCAGCCTGTCCTTTCCGAAGACGGGGGCGGCGACGAATATGGCGGGGCGGTCCGCGGGGGGATAGTAGCCGAAATCGGAATACGCGGCGCTCAAAGAGGTTTGCACGAGGTCGATCATCTCGGTGAAAGACGTGTCCTTCAGGGCCGAACTGTGGATGTTCTGTCCGAGATCCCGCTCCTGCCGCATGGAGAAGATGACGTCGCCCTCCCGCGAAACGAAAAGGAGGTCATGCAGGTAATCACTATGGAGGTCGAAATGCCTCTGGACACGGTCCCTGAAACCCGAATCAAGGACCCGGTAGGCTTCGCTTCGGATGCCGGCCTTCTTGAATCCCGCGGCGAGCCTCTCGACAGCCTCCTGGTTCGCGGGCGCCGCGGCCTGTTCGGAGATGAAATCCGACATTTCGTCCAGTTGCGCGTCCAGAAGAGCCTGCCGGCTGTCGCTTATGGCCATGAGCTTGTTCTGGACGTGTTGATTCAGAGTGTCGGAAAAAATATGGATGGCGACGAAGCCTACGATGAGCGACGGCACGAGCGCGACGATGAGCAAGCGCGCGAACAGGCCCGTGAACCCCCACGCTCTCCAGGGCGATCTCATAGTCCACCCTCGGAATCGTCCCGGGGCGCGCCGGCGGCCCGATGGCTGTCCGTTGCCAGATAGAGCCGGTCGAGCAAGCCTTCCCAATGGGCCTTCCCCATGAAGGGTGGATACGGGGCCGGGCTCAGGGGGCGCTTTGAAGTCCAGAGGATGTCGAAAGCGCCGGCTTGGTTGAGCCTGCCGATCCGGATGGTCTTGCGCGCGTGGTTGGTGTTGTTGTCGATGGTGACCACGCCCTCGGGGGCCGGCATGCTGAGGTGCGCCAGATGGTACAGGATCTCACTGGGACGCTCGATGGTCGTGCATTCGTTGAGGGCCTCGCTCCACAGGTGGACCCCTATGTAGGCGGCCTCCATGGCATCCGTGACCCGGTAATCCTCGCCGTACTTCTTTTTGAATTTCTTGACGAAGGCTGCATTCGCGGGATTGTCGATGCTCTCGAAATAGTTCCAGCAGGCGTATGTGCCCGCCAGATGCTTCTTCAGGAAAGTCGGGGCTTCTTTGGGATGCTGGGACTGGATGTGGTCCATGATGGTCTTGACCCCAGCCTCATCCAGGGTCAGCGAAAATACCGCCGTCTGATCGGGTGAGATCCCGGCATCGCGAAGAGCCTCGAAAAAATTGATGATGCCGGCGCTCCTGATCGTGTTCAAGATGACGTCAGGCTTCGCCTTCTTGATCGCTTCCGCTACCCCCGCGAAATCCGACCCGCCGAGGGGGATATATTTCTCGCCCACGACCTGGCCCCCCAGGTAGCGCAGGACGTCTCTGGCCATGAGGTTGACCATCCTGGGATAGACCTGATCCGAGCCGACCAAAAAGAACCTCTTGCCCAGATGACTGTAGGCCCAAGTCAAGGCCGGGAAGGTATGCTGATTGGGCGCCGCCCCCAGGTAGACGATGTTCGGGGATTGCTCCAGACCTTCGTTCTGGGCGGGATAGAAGAGCAGGGAATCGTATTTCTCGACGATCGGCCTGACCGCCCTGCGGCTGGCCAAAGACCAGCAGCCGAAGATGGCCGCGACATGCTCCTGCGTGATCAGCCGCTGAGCCTCCCTTTGAAAGACATCGGGGTCGGAGCGGCCGTCCACCACGACCGGCTCGAGCCTTCGTCCCTGCACCCCGCCGCTCCGGTTGACCTCCTCCACGGCCAGGAGCACGGCGTCCACAGCCGGCTTCTCGGCGGCGGCCATCGTGCCGGACAAGGAATGGAGGACGCCGATCTTGATGGGGGGAAGGGCCTCGGGCTTGCACGCGAGCTGGAAGGCCGCGGCTGCGATCAGGAGCAGAGTCTTGAACGACATGCGAATCATCGTATCAAACGGCTTAAGGATACGCAAGCGCGCTTCGGCCTTTTCGCCTCATGCTGCGCGGCCTAGAAGAAGCCGACGATCAGGCTCGCCTTCTGCACGCAGAGGAAGCCCTGGCCCGGCTGTTCCAACCTGGCGGCTTCGGTGGCGGCCTTGACCACGGCCGGCGTCTTCTCCGGCGGCACGGCCGTGAGGATGACGATCTTCTCAGCCTCGATCAGGCGCCCGAGAAAGCCGAGCCTCTGGCGCACGCCGGTGCCGCGGCCGTAGTAGTAGGTCGCGCCGGGCGCGCCCGCCTTCAGGATGGCGTCGAGGACCTTGGCCTCGTCCTTGTGCTGGATGACGATGGTGATGAGATCGAGGTTCTCTGCAGTGCCCATAGCTTCAATTAGACACAATTCGGCGGGGGGGAAGCAATCCGCCGGGATCTTGCGGGCTCAGCGGCCCCAGGCCCGCTGGAGGTCGGTCCAGCAGGTGACGGCGAAGACCGTCCCGAACTCGAAGACCCGGCCGAACCAGCCCCGCACGGTCCGGTCGCGGATCATGGGCGAGGCGGAGCCGGAGCCCGGGGCCAGGGCCTCTTCCAGGGCCTCGTCGTCGGCGACGACGAGGAAGTCTCCGTTCGGGTGGATCATCGAGAGCAGGCCCGGCGAGGGATGCAGGGCGTGCTCATGCGGAGTGATCGGGTTGGCCCGCTGCAGGCCCAGAGCTTCCCACCTCGCGATGAGCCGGTCGTTGAAAGCCTGCGTCCTGCCGTCCTGGCCGTCGCGAGCCAGGGGCTCGGTGTCCATGTCGCTGGTGGGAGTCGCGGCGCCCCGGGCGAAACTGCCCATGAGCACGACTCCCAGGATCCGGTCCGGGGTGTCGGGCTCCTCGGCCAGGGTCTGCCGGACCGCTTCCTGGTAGGCCTTGATGATCTCCGGCGCGCCCTGGCGCTGGAACTGCTCGATCTCATCGGTCTTGTCCTTGAGCGCCAAGGAATTGAAGAATGGGGCGATGTCGCGCGCCGGCATGACGGAGGCGAGCAGGAGCGCGTCGCGGATGTGCTTCTTCATGTTGGAGTGCGCGCGATGGGCCACGTTGAAGACCGCGATGCGATCCAGGAACCGCGCGAAGGCCTCGCGCTGCGCGGGGCCGATGCCGGGGCCGTCGAAGAAGCGGTCGAAGGTGCGCCGGGACTCCTCCAGGACCGCCTGGTCGTTGAGCGCGGCGAAGCCCAGGACGTGGAAGATCCCGGTCTCCCCCATGACCCTCATAAAGGAGAAGAAGGTCCGCGGCCGCGTCACCGCCGAGGCTTCCCCTCGCGCGGCGAGCTTGCGGAGCTTCTCTTGATAACCGGGCCAGAGGTCCTGGATGTGCGTGACCGTGTACCAATAGAGGTGGTGGGCCAGAAGATGGGCGTGGAAGACGCGGTCCTTGAGGGCGGCGCGCAGGCCGGTCTCGGGCTGGTAGCTCTGGCGCCGGGCGGCCGCGGCCTGCGGCGGCGCGCGCGGCGCCGCGGGGGCCGCCGGGCGCAAAGACGCGGAGACCGCAGCGACGGCCGGGCCGAGCTCGCCGCCCTCGGCCGGCGCGGCCGAGAGGCTGGGGGCGGAGAAGAACTGGGCGCCGAGGTCCCGGGATCTCTCGGGCGTGGTCGTGCCGGGGCTCGCGCCGAGCTCGGAGGAGAGGCTCTGGTACGGGGCGCGGCGCTCGGGGGGGAGGGCCGGGACGCTCTTCGCTTCAGGCGCTGAGGGGGAGAGGACATCCGGCGTCAGGATTGGAGCGCTGGGTGCGGGCAAGCTCATGGAGACCGGCGTCGCGGCCGGGGCCACGGCCGGGGCCGCGGAGACGGAGAGCTGGGATGTGAGGCCGGGGGTCGGCAAGACTCCGGCGGACACGCCGAGCCCCGCGGCGGAGGGCGCGCCGACGGAGGTCAGGCCGGGGACCGCGGCGGCGCCGGCGCGGACTTCGCAACGGCTGAGGGCCGCGGCCGAGGCGGAGGCTGCGGCGAGGCCGGAGGCGAGGATGAGCCACGCGCAGCGCTGCGCGCGCTTGAAGTTCGGCATCCCCATGATTATAGGCGGAACGCCGCCCGAGAGCCACGGCCGAATGGCCCAGCCCGAGCCGCGATTTTGGACCTGCCAGGGACCTGTCGAAAGGCCTACAGCAACTTTGTTAGAATCCCGGGATGCAGAATGTCATCCCCTATCTGGCTCTCGGTCTCTTCGCGGGCGTGGTCAGCGGTCTCATCGGCATCGGCGGGGGCATCGTCATCGTGCCAGCCTTGGTCCTGGTCTTCGGCATGTCCCAGCACCTGGCGCAGGGCACCACCTTGGCTCTCCTGGTCCCGCCTATCGGGATCCTGGCCGCCTGGACTTACTACAAGCAGGGCTATGTGGACCTCAGGGTCGCGGCCTTGATCTG contains these protein-coding regions:
- a CDS encoding urea ABC transporter substrate-binding protein, coding for MSFKTLLLIAAAAFQLACKPEALPPIKIGVLHSLSGTMAAAEKPAVDAVLLAVEEVNRSGGVQGRRLEPVVVDGRSDPDVFQREAQRLITQEHVAAIFGCWSLASRRAVRPIVEKYDSLLFYPAQNEGLEQSPNIVYLGAAPNQHTFPALTWAYSHLGKRFFLVGSDQVYPRMVNLMARDVLRYLGGQVVGEKYIPLGGSDFAGVAEAIKKAKPDVILNTIRSAGIINFFEALRDAGISPDQTAVFSLTLDEAGVKTIMDHIQSQHPKEAPTFLKKHLAGTYACWNYFESIDNPANAAFVKKFKKKYGEDYRVTDAMEAAYIGVHLWSEALNECTTIERPSEILYHLAHLSMPAPEGVVTIDNNTNHARKTIRIGRLNQAGAFDILWTSKRPLSPAPYPPFMGKAHWEGLLDRLYLATDSHRAAGAPRDDSEGGL
- a CDS encoding P-II family nitrogen regulator, giving the protein MGTAENLDLITIVIQHKDEAKVLDAILKAGAPGATYYYGRGTGVRQRLGFLGRLIEAEKIVILTAVPPEKTPAVVKAATEAARLEQPGQGFLCVQKASLIVGFF
- a CDS encoding nucleotidyltransferase domain-containing protein, whose translation is MPNFKRAQRCAWLILASGLAAASASAAALSRCEVRAGAAAVPGLTSVGAPSAAGLGVSAGVLPTPGLTSQLSVSAAPAVAPAATPVSMSLPAPSAPILTPDVLSPSAPEAKSVPALPPERRAPYQSLSSELGASPGTTTPERSRDLGAQFFSAPSLSAAPAEGGELGPAVAAVSASLRPAAPAAPRAPPQAAAARRQSYQPETGLRAALKDRVFHAHLLAHHLYWYTVTHIQDLWPGYQEKLRKLAARGEASAVTRPRTFFSFMRVMGETGIFHVLGFAALNDQAVLEESRRTFDRFFDGPGIGPAQREAFARFLDRIAVFNVAHRAHSNMKKHIRDALLLASVMPARDIAPFFNSLALKDKTDEIEQFQRQGAPEIIKAYQEAVRQTLAEEPDTPDRILGVVLMGSFARGAATPTSDMDTEPLARDGQDGRTQAFNDRLIARWEALGLQRANPITPHEHALHPSPGLLSMIHPNGDFLVVADDEALEEALAPGSGSASPMIRDRTVRGWFGRVFEFGTVFAVTCWTDLQRAWGR
- a CDS encoding sulfite exporter TauE/SafE family protein; its protein translation is MQNVIPYLALGLFAGVVSGLIGIGGGIVIVPALVLVFGMSQHLAQGTTLALLVPPIGILAAWTYYKQGYVDLRVAALICAGFFLGGLLGAKFAVGLSHKVLQKVFGSVLLLVSMKMIFSK